Part of the Ficedula albicollis isolate OC2 chromosome 18, FicAlb1.5, whole genome shotgun sequence genome, aggggatGGCACTGCTGCTTGGGAAAGGCAAACACAGATGCAGTGACAGCCCATGCTGAGGGCAGATGATGGTGCCTGTGTCTGACCCCTCtggcccccagcactggggctaCCAGCAGTGGTGTTGCATGTGgccatcccagtgctggctccttgttcctgctctcccagcacaagGTCTCTTCTTCATGGCTCTGGCTCCAAGTGGAGCCATTCTGGGTGTTtgcagcctgggctccatgagggccagcagccacagaaccCTGGCACAGGAACACACCGGATTGTCCAACACCAGCGTGGGGCAAAAGTCCCCTGTGCCCCCGCTGCCATGCACTGCCCCTCAGAGGCACCGGGCAGGGCACCCTGCACCCACTGCTTATGACTTGGTGTGGTGGGGGATCCTCCAAAGCCTGGCCCCAGCTGGGTATGAGGTGCCAGGGCAAGGAATGTGGCACTGTGAGCCAGTTGGGCAGAGTGAGAGGAGATGGTGAGAGTGTGGGGCCAGGTCCCTtgtgcagtgctgcctggggcagccagggcacGGCTGGGAGGGGCCACAGCACATCCAGCTGGTAAAGCTGCTGCCCAAGgcactgcagacactgctgctgggcactgccagctctggggaggtGCTTGTGCTGCCAGGGGCCCCGGCCGCCCCAGACCTTGCTGTTCTACTACACGAGCcactgctccctctctgccacTGCCCATTGGCACCAGACCAGAGACAGCTGGTCCACAGCTCCTTCTGCACGCCCAGGTCTGCTGGAAacagcccccagcctgcagggaccCCTGTCCTGGGTAACGGGGATGGTGCCGTGGCTGTGCAGTGCCTCAGGCAGCTGGGGCAAAGGGcctgggcagggtgaggggaACACCCGTGCCGGGGTGAGGAGCATGACTGGCCCCCGTGCCAGGACCCCTCACCCAGTGCAGTCTGCCCGGCTTGGCCGCAGAGGGGCCAGGGCCGGGGAGCGGCTGCCAGATGGGGGGAGTCCAGGGCAGAGGCCTCCCTGCTGCTAAATCCCACTGCTGCAACTAAAAATAGCAACACCTCTGCCCCAAAGTTGCTCCCCAGCTGCgcagaggggctggcagcaaGGCACTGTGACCCATGGAGCTGGAGGAACATTCccgagcagggcagggactgatGCTGGGCCAGGGACGGGCACTGGGATCTTCCCGTGGGACTGGGACATAGGTGGCAGCGGCATGGGACGGGTAGGGATGatgtggggctggaggggggcacagggatggtGGGATCAGGCTACCAggaggacaaggacagggatgctggcaTGGGGGTGTAGGAGGAAAGAGACAGGGATCCTGAgatgggatgggagagggaCTAGGACATGAATACTGGTGGGGTGACAGTGTTGCAGGGGTGGGGTTGGGGTGATGACAAAACCAGGAATTCTGGAATGGTCAGGTGGCTAGTGGGCACCCAACAAAGGTCCCTCTTCACAGAGCCCACCCAGTGAGAGCTGTCCCAGGAGACGCTTCCCTCTGTCCTGGGACTGGCTAAATAAGGCCATCACAGGTCCTGCTCCCCGAGCTGCATCTGGAGCCCCATGCGCTGATTAATGAGCTTCTCCGGCAGCCACTTGCGACATGGCAAGTGGGTCTGCACGGATGGAGGAAACACGACTTTCCCAGGGATAAAAATAGGCACAGACAGAGCAGcgagccctgggagcagagctggtcGGGGAGCACGGCGCTCTGGCTggtgcccaggggctgggggtgatgCCACAGTGcctgtggtggcactggcactgctgtccatcccatcccatcccatcccatcccatcccatcccatcccatcccatcccatcccatcccatcccatcccatcccatcccatcccatcccatcccatcccatcccatcccatcccatcccatcccatcccatcccatcccatcccatcccatcccatcccatcccatcccatcccatcccatcccatcccatcccatcccatcccatcccatcccatcccatcccatcccatcccatcccatcccatcccatcccatcccatcccatcccatcccatcccatcccatcccatcccatcccatcccatcccatcccatcccatcccatcccatcccatcccatcccatcccatcccatcccatcccatcccatcccatcccatcccatcccatcccatcccatcccatcccatcccaccagcTTGGTGCCCTCACcccacacagctgggctgtgccgtGGGGCTGCTGCCATAATGGGCCCTtgtgggaagagctgaaatCCTGCTCAGGAGCCCCATAACCGGCTtagggggatggagggaattATGGCACCTCGTGAGCCGTGGTCTGTGGAGCTCCCGGACACCATGTCAGGTGTcactggctggagctgggggtgatGGACCCAtaggggcagagcccagctgagcctgtcctggagccacagcagccccacGAGCCAGGATCCCTGCGGGTTAATGgccagtgtccccatccctgctgccgGATCATGGCTGGGTGTaagcagcccaggcaggagagTCCATGGAGGGGCTGAGAGCCCAGGTGCCAGCCTCTCTGCTTGAGAGAGTGCTCAGGTGTGAGGAGGGGTCCCTTCTACTGTGGGGCTCCTGCATTCTCAGGACTTAGCAACGATGCACAgctgggtgccagcagctgtgtggggtgGCACCAACCCAGGTTTTCTGTGGGGtctggaggcagcactgctgctgcactccaGCCACGCAGGGCTGAAATTGGCTTGGCAGGCAGAGAATCTGCATGGttgctgtcccagtgccaccctggggAGGCTAATACAGGTGCTTGGTGCAAAAATGAGCAAACATGTGAACACCAAGCAGGGTTGGGTGGGGTTGGGGACAGGAGTGAGGCACCACGActggggctggtgctgtgccagtgtggccacctccagccccacctGGCCCCAGCTCCATgtcccccagctctgtcccaggagTGCCCGTGACCAGGCATCTTGCACAGGGTTGCCCACATGCCAGGACCATCACCACCAGGgtggagaagctgctgaggGCCAATAGGAAGCCGTGTGCCCTGCGCTGTGTCCCATGCATGTGGTCCAGAGGAGGGATGTCCCAGCCACCTCTCCTCaccctcctggtgctgctgctctgctgccaggtaAGGACGGGCTGTGACACACGAGGGTGCTCTGCCCCATGCTCAGCCCACAACCCCTGCAGGACTGCCACCGATCCACCCCATCCCACTGCATCCCCTCACCATGGCATGTGGCACGGCAGCTGATGCCCCTTTCTGCCTCCCCTGCCATCCACAAGACGTGGCTTGGCAGGCACAGAATGGCAGGCATGGCATGTTAGCTTGCACTCGCCTGTGGCCGTCCCCAGGTGGGGTCACTGCCTcgcacagcctgtccctgcagcaggacaccTGTGACAGGTGATGCTCCCTGGTGCCCGCagggtccctgtgcccagatCACGGACAATGTCGTTGAGAGGTGGAAGGAGTACAGCGAGGAGTGCCAGCGCAACATGAGCCGCCTGCCCGCGCCCACAGGTCAGTGCCTGGGCGTCCaggggggctctgctgggatggggtggggacagggtcCTACTGAcatggggatggggcaggcGATGGGACACATGTCCCAGCAcgatggggacagagcagaggggccGTGGAGGTCCTGGCACCCAGAGAGGGGGTGAGCCAAAGCGCCACCAGCTCCTgtctttctgcagagctggtcTGTAACCGCACCTTCGACAAGTTCTCGTGCTGGCCCGACACGATGCCCAACAGCACAGCCAGTGTGCCCTGCCCCTGGTTCCTGCCCTGGTACCAGAAAGGTAACAGTGGGGAGGCGGTGTGCACgtgcagctgtgcagtgtgttcATACCTGTatgcagctgtgcagtgtgttcACATGTGTGCAGTGTGTTCACACACAGGTACAGCTGTGCAGTGTGCTCACATGTTTTCACACGTGTGTGCACCTGTGCAGTGTGTTCATACATGGGTGcacctgtgctctgtgtcacagcctgtgtCCAGGTCCCACCTGGACCAGTGCACGCTGCCCgtgggggtgctggggctgctaTCCCACCCCACCATCCCCTCCCCTCACAGTGAAGCACAGGTACGTCTTCAAGACCTGTGGGCCAGACGGACAGTGGGTGACAGGGCCACAGGGACAGTCCCTGCGCGATGCCACACAGTGTGAGCAGGATGACGAGGACCTAAAGGCGCAGGTGGGCAGAcctgggcagcaggggtgtgggggtccctgcctgcccccctgcctgccctccatctgcccctgccctcacctgctccctcctcttccAGGAAAAATTTGCCAAGACCTATGGCAGCTTCAAGGTGATGTACACTGTGGGCtactctgtgtccctgtgtgcactGCTGcttgccctggccctgctgctgggcttcaGGTGGGACTTCGGGCATGGCTGGCCACAGGGTGGGCAGGTGGAGGCCAGGGGTCCACACACAGGCATTGACAATGGTCTTCAAATCCACAGCAAGCTGCACTGCATGAGGAACTACATCCACATGAACCTCTTCGCCTCCTTCATCCTGAAGGGCGTCTCTGTGCTGGTCATCGACGCCCTGCTCAAGACCCACTATAGTGACAAGATCGACGGCTACAACGTGCAAGTCTGGCTGAGTGACGAGGTCAgtacagcactgccagggccagggccagggccagggccagggccagggccggggccaggcagggctggtggggctgggggctggctggtgtggggcactggtgacactggaGTCGGatggcactggtgaggctgggggcacaggcacacacaccggcagggctgcagctctgaccCCTGCCCACAGGCAGCTGCGGGCTGCCGGGCAGCCACGGGCTTCATGCAGTACGGCATCGTGGCCAACtactgctggctgctggtggaAGGCATCTACCTGCATAACCTGCTGGTGGTGGCTGTCTTCTCCGAGAGGAGCTACTTCACCCTCTACCTGTGCATCGGCTGGGGTGAGTGTGGGTGAGCTGGCCCccctgaccctgtccctgctgtgcctcacctgtcctctgctctcctcccctcAGGGGCACCCATGCTGTTCCTCATTCCCTGGGTCATTGTGAAGTTCCTCTACGAAAACATACAGTGAGtaccagctccagctgctggctggaggggGGCACAGGTAGGTGCATGTGGAAC contains:
- the GCGR gene encoding glucagon receptor gives rise to the protein MSPSSVPGVPVTRHLAQGCPHARTITTRVEKLLRANRKPCALRCVPCMWSRGGMSQPPLLTLLVLLLCCQGPCAQITDNVVERWKEYSEECQRNMSRLPAPTELVCNRTFDKFSCWPDTMPNSTASVPCPWFLPWYQKVKHRYVFKTCGPDGQWVTGPQGQSLRDATQCEQDDEDLKAQEKFAKTYGSFKVMYTVGYSVSLCALLLALALLLGFSKLHCMRNYIHMNLFASFILKGVSVLVIDALLKTHYSDKIDGYNVQVWLSDEAAAGCRAATGFMQYGIVANYCWLLVEGIYLHNLLVVAVFSERSYFTLYLCIGWGAPMLFLIPWVIVKFLYENIQCWSTNNNMGFWWILRFPVFLAILINFFIFIRIIQILVSKLRAHQMRYTDYKFRLAKSTLTLIPLLGIHEVVFAFITDEHAQGTLRYVKLFFDLFLSSFQGMLVAILYCFVNKEVQAELLKRWQRWKLGKDLAEEYKHTYSHAPSARNGAGSTCEKHQLVSGCANGLGRSLAPHPSSQRLERSGRSTAEHLALGGHHHCYEFPETTAESHF